The sequence below is a genomic window from Thalassomonas haliotis.
GTCGATATTATCCAGGTAATCGGGAATACCGTCGTTATCGCCGTCATCCAGACCTTCAACATCATCGGCAATACCGTCATTGTCGCTGTCCTGACTGCCCAGCGCTATGCTGGCGGGATCCAGGCGCAGGGTTACCTGCCCCTGACCTGTGTAGGCAAGATCATCGCTGTCGGTAACTGTCAACGCCAAATGATAAACCCCGACAGCTAACCCAGACGGATCAAAGCTAAAACTGACATCACTGGCATCGCTGTCGTTAAGCAGCTGTTCCTTATTGGACCAGGCATAAGTATACTGGTTAGCTGCATCCGGATGGCTGATTTCAGAGGTGATCTTCACTACACCGTCCTGCTGGTTGATCACAAAACGCTCTTCACCCGCCTGCTCCACTTTAAGGCTGACTTTAGGCGAAACATTTTCTTCTGTAATAGTCACCTGCTGACTGAATTTACTGCCGCGGTTAAGGCCGCTGTCCAGCTCAATCACCAGGGTCTCATCACCTTCGCTCAACACATCGCTCAAGACATTAAAGCGAATGATGCCATCAGTGCCTGAGGTGATGGTGACGGTACCAGCATCAAGATCATGATCGACACCCAGCTCTGCCGAGCCGCTGACGGTGTAAGGAATCGACAACGGATATTGCGGCGATTCACCATTTAGACGAATACCAACACTGATCTCGGCCCCTTCGGTAACCGTTTGATCTTTATCCAGCGAAATCAACGGGTTGACTTTTACCACCTGGCTTGCTGTTGCAGTGCGCCCTTCGCTGTCGGTTGCCGTCCAGAACACAGTATTAGTGCCGGGTTTAAAGAAGGTAATACCGTCTTCGAGGGAGACAGGAATAATATTGCCTGAGCTGTCGACGGCTTCCGCCCCCCCTAAGTCGACCTTGGTATGCAGGGCATCGGCATCCACCTCAACATCTTCAGGCAAAGTGATCACCGGCAGGTTATCATCCGGGACCAATATATCAATTTTCACCCGGGCTGACGCTTCTTCGATGCCGTCACTGATCACATAATCGATAAAGACGCTGCCGGTAAAACCACCGGCCGGGGTGAAGGTTATTTCACTGCCGGTAAAACTGACGGCGCCGATATCAACGACGGCGCCGATAATATTCAGCTCATCACCGTCAACATCACTGTCATTGGCTAACACATCCAGGGTTAACGGCTGCCTGTCTTCGCGGATAACCGCATCATCTTGTGCCAGTGGCGCATCATTCATGGCGGCCACAGCTACTGTCACCTGAGTCGCTTCACTTTGATTGCCCAAAAGATCGCTGACGATATAGCTAAAGCTGTCACTGCCGTTAAAGTCCGCTTGCGGGCGATAAGTAATAACACCACTTTCATTATTTATTTCGGTAACGCCATGCTGGGCTGCCCCGCTCACCTTCACACTGCCGAGATTAAAACTGCTGCCGCTGACGCTGTCATTGGCCAGGACCTTGATAACAATACTGGCATCTTCATCCACTTCGGCGCTGTCGGCAGCCGTTATTATGACGCTGCTGGCTTCGGTAATGGTCACGGTTTGCTGCTGGTGTTCATTTTCACTGGCGATACTACCGCTGACACCGGTGATATCGACAATAATGCTTTCATTGTCTTCCAGCTCGCTATCCGCTATCGCTGTCAGATTAAGGGTCGAGGATGTTTGCCCGGCAGCGATGGTAACAGAACCGGCCGGCGTCTGATAATCACTGCCGTTGCTTGCCGTGCCGCTATAGCTCAGAGAAACAGTTACCGACTCACTAATCGCCTGATCCAGGCTTACCGAAACAGTACTGGTGCCGCCGTTTTCTGTTATCGACGTTGGATTCACAAAGAGGCTGACTAATGCCGTTTCCGGCTCTGGCTCCGGCGTTGGCGTTGGTGTTGGCGTTGTGCCGCTGTCATCATCGGTAATATTAAGGGTTTCAGTTTGGCTGCCGCTCTCAATACTGTTGCCGCCGCTGACACTGCTGATATCGACAATGATGGTTTCATCGTCTTCGTCTGAGCTGTCATCCGTGGCCGTCAGCGCGGTAGTGCCTGTTAGCTGCCCCGCGCTAATGGTAATACTGGCGACAGGCGACGCATAATCACTGCCGCTGGTGGCCGTACCGCTATAGGCTAAATTGACCGTGACATCTTCAAAAGTCACCTGGTCTAAGGTCGCTGTTAAGGTTGCAGCCCCGCCATTTTCGGCCAGTGTATTAATACTGGCGCTTAGGGTCACCACAGGAATGGTTTCATCATCATTGACGGTGATTGTTTTTTGCTGACTGCCGTTCTCGCCGGCACTGCCGCCGCTGACCGAAGCAACATCGATAATAATGGTTTCAAAACCTTCAATGTCGCCATCGTTGACCCCGGTAATGCCGGTCGCGGCATTACCGGAACTGGAACCTGCGATAATGGTAATAGTGCTGCTTGGGGTGTTGTAATCGGTACCGCCACTGGTAGCGGTGCCGGTATAAGCCAGGTTTACGGTTACATTGGCATAAGTCGGATGATTCAAAGTCGCAGTGATCGCAGAGGTACCGCCATTTTCCGCCACCACAGCCGCACCTGTGCTTAAGGTAACAACAGGCGCTGCTTCGGCATCGGTAATGGTGATGGTTTGCTGGTTGGTCGTGCCCTCATTACCTGTTGATAAACTATCAATATCAACAATGGCGGTTTCATTGGCGGCGGCATCAAAAAGAGTATCGGCACTAGCGGTCACCGTTGCTGTGCCTGTGCCGGTACCGGCAGAGACGGTAATAGTATCAGACTTGGCATAATCAACCGTTGCAGTGCCGGTACCTGTGTAGGCCAAATTAACGGTAATATCTACCGGCCACCGGTTGTTCAGGCTGCCGCTTAAGGTTGCCGTTAACGTTGAAACTCCGCCGTCTTCCGCAATAGTCGTGGTATCTGCGGTTAAGTCGACATCTGGCAGATTGGCATAAATAGCATCGCTGGCCTGACTGATCGGCGTCGAGTAAACCGTGCTGGTATTGCCCGAGCTGTCGGTCAGGGTCAGGAGATTTACCGGTATATTGCTGCCGGCTGCAACATCGCTGCCCGCCGCTACGGTAAAAGTGGCGGTATAGGTAGTGTTATTGGATTTACTCAGACTGCCTAAAGTAAAACCGTTAATATTACCGGCAATAGCACCACTACCTGTGGTGTAATCATCGGCGTCTGAGCTCACGGTAATGGTAGCGGTCACAGTATCACCGTTTTTATGCTCACTGTCGGGGATAGTAACGCCGGTAATGCTTGGTGCTATACCGTCTTCGTCATCTATGATGGTCACCGTCTGCTGCTGAGTGCCGTTCTCGCCGGCACTGCCGGTCACTGAGCTGATATCTATCACTATGGTTTGGTTGCCGTCCGAGCTGCCGTCATCCACTGCGGTAATACCGGTAACAGCATTCGCGGTTAAGGTATTGGCATTGATGGTGATGGAAGAGCTGGGAGTATTATAGTCTGTGCCGCCACCAACGGCGGTACCGCCATAAGACAGGTTTACCACACTAGTGTCATAGGTTTGATGACTTAAGGTGGCGGTAATACTAGAGCTGCCGCCATTTTCATTTACCGAAGCATTGCCGACGGTTAAGTCCACAGTAGGGGCTGATTCGGCATCGGTAATGGTAATGGTCTGCTGATTGGTGGTACCCTCATTACCTTCGGATAAACTGCTGATATCCACAATCGCCGTTTCATCGGCAGCGGCATCAAATAAGGTATCTGCGGTGCCGGTGACAGTGGCGGTATTACTGCTGTTACCCGCTGAAATCACAATACTGTCGGATTTGCTGTAATCCGTACCTGCTGAGCCGGTGCCGGTATAGGCCAGGTTCACTGTGATAGCAGACGGCCAGCGGCTATTCAAACTGCCGCTTAAGGTGGCGGTTAAGGTCGAGACTCCGCCGTCTTCCGCTATGGTATTGGTATCGGCGGTCAGATCAACATCCGGCAGGTTGGCATAAATTGCATCGCTGGCCTGGCTGATGGCACTCGTATAGGCCGAGCTGGTATTGCCCGAACTGTCATCCAGGGTAAAATTCACGCTAATGTCTGAGCCTGCGGCAACATCGCTGCCGCCGTCGCCAATGGTAAAAGTCGCGGTATAAGTGGTATCGTTGGTTTTGCTCAAACTACCCAGCGTATAAGCGTTAATAGTCCCCGAGATACCGCCGCTGCCTGTGGTGTAATCATCGCTATCTGAAGTCACCGTGATAGTGGCGGTGACGGTATCGCCAACTTTATGGCCGCTGTCGGGAATAGAGACAGCACTTATCACAGGAGCGGTTACATCGCCGTCTCCCTGGGTAACACTAAAAGCCATATCAATGTTGGCCTGGAAGCCGCCATTATCAGCAGAGAACAGATCACCGCCTGAGTAGGTATTGCTGGCGGTGTAATAAGCCATATCAAAAGCCACCCCGGGGGCAAATACAAATGTATAAACATTGCCGCTGGTGATATTAACTGTGCTGTCTATGGTGATAGTATGCAGGGTATAGTTATCGGCATCGGTAAAAGTGTCTACGGCACTAAAGTCTATATTGGATTTGCTATATAACACAGAGCCGCCGGTGCCGGAGCCGTCGTAAACGGTCAGGGTTGCAGTTCCGGAGACAGCACTGCCGTCATCCACGACACCAATACTGCTGAGCACCCCGGTTTTAGTGGCGGTGAAGGATTGTCCTATGTCGTGCCCGGTTAAACTGAGCGCGCCTAAAGTACCTGTGGCATTGGAGATCACCACATCGGCGGCATAAACAGGAGAGAAAAGTAGAAAAAAAACAGAGAAAAAACCGGCTCTTAAGCGCCGGAAAAAAACATCATCATTTCTAGGTTTTTTACAATCCGCAGATTTAAAAGAACAATTGATTAATAACTTAAAAACAGAAACAACTTTTGAATACAAAGCTTTACAGAGGTGCTTATTCAAAACCTTCTCCTTTTTCCTTAACAGAGTTCTGGTTACAGCATTCTTTCCATGAAAATAAGCATAAGAATAAAACAGTTCACGAATAAGAAATTACCGTGTCACAAAAATACGCAAGCATCAGATTCGCTCGGCATATAATTATCGGCCCTTTAACAGGGAGTTCATCCCTCTCTTTGAAACACAGCTGTTTAATGACTAGTTACAGATTAGTAAATAACCAGCAATAAAACCTACAAAAACCGCTAAAAAAGCAGAAAAACTCCAATTAATCATCAAAGAATTTTGCCATTCTCATGACTCCGGCCCTGAAGTTACTTGATAATCAAACCCAGCTGGCTTAAACAAGCAAAGAGACTTATCAATATATAAATGAATAAGTTACATAATTAAAAAACTGTTCTATGATTTTTTATGGTGACGGAGAGTTTTAACAAGAATTTGAATATCCAGACCTCAAACGAAATCAAGCCCCGGATAAAAAAGGCCAGGATTAAAAATTCACAATAATTTCAACCAATAATAGATAAGGAAGAAACATGGAATTTTTTATAGGTGGTATCATAAACTTTGGCGGTAATTTCGCACCAAGAGACTGGGCTTTCTGTGACGGTCAGCTCATCGCAATCAATCAGAACCAGGCATTATTTGCCATTTTAGGCACCACCTGGGGCGGCGATGGCCGCACGACTTTTGCCCTGCCGGATATGCGCAGCCGATGTCCGATAGGGGCCGGGCGTGGCGCCGGTTTAACCAATATCAACCAGGGACAACAAACCGGCACCGAAACCGTAACTATGCAGCTGGCGCAAATGCCTCTTCATGGCCACGACGCCACTTTTACCGGCACAGGTGGCGGCCCGTCAGCCCTTACCGCAACCGCGACAGTTAACGCTTTCGACGGCACCGCAGCCGAAACCAGCCCGAGCGCTCACTATTGGTCGACCCCTAAATCGGGCATCAGCGCCCTGGCCAGTTACGGCACCACGGCTAACACCACTATGGCGGCGGACGCAGTTGATGTCGCCATCGCAGGCAATGGCGGCGGCATTACCGGCGGTACGGTCGCCGTAAACAACAATGGCGGCGGTCAGCCGTTCAGCATCATGCAACCGACCCTAGGCATGCAGTATATTATCTGCCTGCAGGGACTCTTTCCGTCCCGAAATTAATAACGCTCAGATGATACTCCGATTGGCAAAGCCCCAGGTAAACCCCAGCGTTTACCTGGTATCAGCTGCTATTGTGCTACCTTTGGATTATCAAATGCGATCCCGGCATCCAGGCCAAAACGTTCGGCAAAATTCCCCCCGGTAAACACCCCTTCGGTAATAGTCAAAATATCCAGGCGTAAAGCACCGTCTTTTGTCGCCACTATCACCCCTTCCGGTTCGCCGATATGTACCACAGTACCGGGCGGCACGCCATAGGTGGCATGCTCCACGACACTTGCCTGCAATAAACCGACAAAAGCCTGTTGCCAGATAAGCATAGCGCCATTAAACAAGGGGTTGCCGGCCCGGGCCATAGCGGCAATCTCTTCACCGGCCATGGTTTGCCAGTTGATCAGCAGGTCCTGCTGTGTCGGCATAGCTGCGAGGCTGGCTTCCCCGGTTTGCAATCTAGGCTCTAGGGTTTTGTTTTCAAACTTTTCCAGAAAGTGCGCCACACATTCCGGGGCATGCTGCGCCATCTTATTCCCCAGGCTGTTCAGGGTATCCAGCGGGTGTAGCGGGTAAGTTTGCTGATACAGAATATCCCCGCGGTCAAAAGCCTCTGTTACTTTAATAAGGCTGATATAACCTTGCTGCTCGCGGTTTCTGATTTGCCAGTAAAGCGGCATCGCCCCCCGGTATCGCGGCAAATCTGAAGCATGCAGGTTAAACAAGCCAAGTTCAAAAGCATTGATCACCGCCACAGGCAATTTATGGGAAAAGGTAAAGATCAAACCGGTATTGGCGCGCCAGCTCTCCACCTGATGGACCACAAGCTCAGGTTTATCCGGCTGGTAACGGATATGGGGGATCTTGCCCTGCTCCAGCTGCTGTTGTAATTGCAGGGTATCGTTATCAACCCTGTCCGTCAGCACCACACCCGCCAATTGCTGTGACTGCAATAAGCGGTTCAGGGTCGGGATCATGATCGAGCTGGCGGCAAACAATACCAGTTTTATCGGCTTTTTAATCATTGTTATTCATCCTTGGCTTGGTATCGCTTCGCTTGGCCGGCTTATCCGGCAACTGTGGCTAAAAAACCCGGCAGGCCATTAAGGCGGTAATAAAACTTCAACTGATCACCTGTATTTACCAGCAAATCACCCGGCTTGGTATCCCGGGGAACAAAGTTAATACAAACATGCATATCCGGCAGCGGATGGGTGATACCTGAGTCATATTCGCCGATATACTCCCGGCCATAGGTAGTGATCCGGGTACAGATAAGCAACATAGGTCTTTCCATAACTGGCAGCGCGGGAATAGGCACGCTAGCACACTCGATCAAGCGGGTATTTTCATCCAACACTTGCTCTTTTAATTCACGCAAGCTTGTCAGGTTTAACGTTAAGATATCCCCTAATTCTACCCGGTCACGGATATTTTCTTGCGCCATCCCGGCTTCGCACACCCGGTTGTTTTTCTCCTGCCACTGCTCGACAAATTCCTGCTGCGGCGGCGCCAATACTACTTTTAAGTTGACTTCTTCCGGCAACATAATGCCTTTGTCTGCCAATAAAGCAGCAAAGTGGCGGGCCATAGGCAAATGCCCTTCTTTACTGAAACCGTGCTGCATCGCTTCCAGCACCACCAGGTGTACCGGGGAAGGGGCTTGATAGTGACAGGCATCCTGGCACAGAATGTCATCGATATAACCGGCAATGCCCGTTTCATGGATCAGGGTTTCTAAACTGCTCACAGCGCCCGGCTGGATATCGATCAAGGTAATGCGCAGGTCATTTTCATCGTAAAGACCGGTTTGCTGATAATAGGCAATCAGCGGCAGCAGCAAAGGGGCAAAAGGCCCGCAAGCGGGATAGACAATATGCAAACGGCCGGTGAATTGTGTCCTCAATTTGGCAATGGCCTGATCGGCAGCGCGGATAAAGGATCTAACCCTTAAAGTGTCTTTTTGCGTAGTGATGCAATGATCCGGTGAAATAATCAAACCATGCTGCGAAACAAACTGGCGCTTGCGCAGTGCCGGGGAGATTTCTGCCTGCTGATAAAGCAGATTAAGGCATTCAAAAAGTCGCTGTAATTTCCCTTCCAGCGAAGGCGTATTCGCCGCCGGCACCGAGAGTATTTCCTCAACTGCGTTATGGATAACCCAGGATAAGACATTTTCTGTCGACTGCTGCGTGGCAAGGGCTTGCGTCGGCGCCTTTTGTTCGCCGTCAACGGCCGGCTCTGCGCTGTTTAGCTGGTTAAGTTTTTGCCTCAGCAAATCATTTAATGAACCGCTAGCTAAGGGATCGGCAAAATCGCCGACGGGCGTGGGGGTTTGCTGCTCGGTAAAATGCTTGCTCATAATCCATCTCTTATTATTATCGGTAATTGAGTTTTAATTAAATGAATCACTAAAACCCTAGAAAACCAGATAAAACAAGAAAAAACCAGGGCTATTTAACGATTCGCACCTTATTTATTGATAATTTCGGACAAACGTTGCGCCATGGCATCCCCGCCCGGGGTATTTAAGGTTTTTAACCGGGCGATCACTTCAAGCACATTATCGTCATTAATCGAAGCATCGCCATACTTGTTGACCCGCTGTTTTTTACGATAACCGGCTTGTGTAAATTCATTTTTTAGCCAAGAATTTACCTGGCAATCTATCACCAGGTGCACCCGGGTGATGCCACTGGCATTATTGACGCTATGGGGATAATTGGCATTGATATACCAGGCCTCCCCTTCTCCGGCATTCAGGCGCTGGTCATTAATCATAAATTCAACCAGGTGATGGCTGCGCACGGGAATATGAATTCTCGCCAGGCCGTCTTCAAACGACAACTCGTGATCCCGGTGACGTTTTATTTGCGCGCCCGGGGCCAGCGCCAGCAAACGGACCGCATGTTTAGGGCAATGGAAACTCTCCAGCACCTGCTGCAAATAAGGGGACAGTGTTAAATAAGGAGTATCGGCATAGGACCCGGCTGTTGCTTCTCCTGCCAGGACAGAATCGATACGGCCTCCCGGTGAACGTAATGGCAAGGCGCTCCAGCCGAATTCATTGACACTTGTATTAAAGTGCTGCTGCCAGTGTGGCTGCTGAAAATTAGCCAGCTCCCGCTGTAAGGCCGAAACGTTAAAGTTCAGTTTTAACCTGAGTAATTCACTCACCGCCTTACTCCCACACTGCCGCTTAAATGATCAACAGCTTAAAGATATCATTAAATACAACAAATTATTACTTATGACTAAGCTTTGACTGTGAAAAGATAAACCAACGAACAATAAAGGCTGGCATGATGGGACGGTATCAATTTTTAGCATACCGGATATATGTGCTTAACTTATGCCTCAAGCCCTGTCTACTTGCAGATCGGGTTGCAATACCTCCCTGTATAAACCCTGCTCCTGTTCATCCTGAACACACAGGATAAATACCTCCCTGTATAAACCCTGTTCCTGTTCATCCTGAGCACACAGGGTAAATACCGCCCTGTATAAACCCTGTTCCTGTTCATCCTGAACACACAGGATAAATACCTCCCTGTATAAAAAAGAGCCGGAATATCCGGCTTTTAAAGGGTTAGCTGATAATCAATTAAAGCATTGTACCCGCCACAGCTCCCTTGCCATCGACTTTTCAGACATAGGCAAACGCCCGTGCAAAGTATAAAGGTTATCGATAATCACCAGATCTCCCGCCTGCCACTCATGGGCCACCAGGCAGCGCTCGTCATAGGCGATGGCATTGACATCTTTAATAAAATCATCAAATGCCTGTCCGGACAAGCGCTCAGAGCTTAACAGGAACTTTTGCATCTCCAGCTCGCTGCCTTCCTGGTAACGGAAAATATCTTCCCCGGTTTTCGGATGTTTAAATACCAGGGGATAGGAACGCGGCACACCGCCAAAATAGGTCATCTTGGTTTGATAGGTAATATCCGTTTCCCGCCATAAATTGACCTTCTCCTGCCCGGCTATTTTTAACGCCATGCGGCTGTCCACTAAGGTGGTTTGCCCTTCCCCGGCGGCCGGCGGCGTTTGGCAATAGAGCATAAAAGTACTGGCGGCAAATCTGGGGTTTTGCTCAACATATTTGTCACCGGCAGGCAGCATGCTCAGGTCCCAGTGCAGCGGTGTTTTTTCGATGGAGTGGACAAAACCGTCGGGTTTTTCCTTGGGTCTCACCACATGTACCGGGCCAAATTCCCACTGGTAAATATCGCCAAACGGCTGGCAGAAATCTAGCAATTGCTCCTGCTGTTCAAACCCGGCTTTTGTTAGCACCACAAAACCAAATTCTTCACTGAGTTGCTGCAAAAAACCGGCGGAAAATATTTCATACCCCAGCCCCTGAGGCGCCGATATTTTTAAGCCGAATTTCGGCCCTTTAATCACCTGGTATTGGTAGCGGGAAAACTCAGTTGCAGGCACTTCCAGATAGAGCCAGTTATCTTGCCCCAGCGTCACCTTAGCCAATTGCTTTTCTTTTGCCAGCGAATGGGGCAGCTGCAGATATTGGCCGTTAAGCAGACGCACCGGCACCGTATGCCAGGGAGATATGCTTTTTTGCTGATGGTCCGTCAAGGCAAAAGTAAATTTCGGCCCGGCATTGTCGTATTGATGGACAGACAAGCGGATATGATGCGGGTAAGCCTGCTCGATACCGGCACTCAAGGCCCGGCCCCGGTACATCATTTGATA
It includes:
- a CDS encoding Ig-like domain-containing protein, which encodes MNKHLCKALYSKVVSVFKLLINCSFKSADCKKPRNDDVFFRRLRAGFFSVFFLLFSPVYAADVVISNATGTLGALSLTGHDIGQSFTATKTGVLSSIGVVDDGSAVSGTATLTVYDGSGTGGSVLYSKSNIDFSAVDTFTDADNYTLHTITIDSTVNITSGNVYTFVFAPGVAFDMAYYTASNTYSGGDLFSADNGGFQANIDMAFSVTQGDGDVTAPVISAVSIPDSGHKVGDTVTATITVTSDSDDYTTGSGGISGTINAYTLGSLSKTNDTTYTATFTIGDGGSDVAAGSDISVNFTLDDSSGNTSSAYTSAISQASDAIYANLPDVDLTADTNTIAEDGGVSTLTATLSGSLNSRWPSAITVNLAYTGTGSAGTDYSKSDSIVISAGNSSNTATVTGTADTLFDAAADETAIVDISSLSEGNEGTTNQQTITITDAESAPTVDLTVGNASVNENGGSSSITATLSHQTYDTSVVNLSYGGTAVGGGTDYNTPSSSITINANTLTANAVTGITAVDDGSSDGNQTIVIDISSVTGSAGENGTQQQTVTIIDDEDGIAPSITGVTIPDSEHKNGDTVTATITVSSDADDYTTGSGAIAGNINGFTLGSLSKSNNTTYTATFTVAAGSDVAAGSNIPVNLLTLTDSSGNTSTVYSTPISQASDAIYANLPDVDLTADTTTIAEDGGVSTLTATLSGSLNNRWPVDITVNLAYTGTGTATVDYAKSDTITVSAGTGTGTATVTASADTLFDAAANETAIVDIDSLSTGNEGTTNQQTITITDAEAAPVVTLSTGAAVVAENGGTSAITATLNHPTYANVTVNLAYTGTATSGGTDYNTPSSTITIIAGSSSGNAATGITGVNDGDIEGFETIIIDVASVSGGSAGENGSQQKTITVNDDETIPVVTLSASINTLAENGGAATLTATLDQVTFEDVTVNLAYSGTATSGSDYASPVASITISAGQLTGTTALTATDDSSDEDDETIIVDISSVSGGNSIESGSQTETLNITDDDSGTTPTPTPTPEPEPETALVSLFVNPTSITENGGTSTVSVSLDQAISESVTVSLSYSGTASNGSDYQTPAGSVTIAAGQTSSTLNLTAIADSELEDNESIIVDITGVSGSIASENEHQQQTVTITEASSVIITAADSAEVDEDASIVIKVLANDSVSGSSFNLGSVKVSGAAQHGVTEINNESGVITYRPQADFNGSDSFSYIVSDLLGNQSEATQVTVAVAAMNDAPLAQDDAVIREDRQPLTLDVLANDSDVDGDELNIIGAVVDIGAVSFTGSEITFTPAGGFTGSVFIDYVISDGIEEASARVKIDILVPDDNLPVITLPEDVEVDADALHTKVDLGGAEAVDSSGNIIPVSLEDGITFFKPGTNTVFWTATDSEGRTATASQVVKVNPLISLDKDQTVTEGAEISVGIRLNGESPQYPLSIPYTVSGSAELGVDHDLDAGTVTITSGTDGIIRFNVLSDVLSEGDETLVIELDSGLNRGSKFSQQVTITEENVSPKVSLKVEQAGEERFVINQQDGVVKITSEISHPDAANQYTYAWSNKEQLLNDSDASDVSFSFDPSGLAVGVYHLALTVTDSDDLAYTGQGQVTLRLDPASIALGSQDSDNDGIADDVEGLDDGDNDGIPDYLDNIDECNVVPEQVGVTDNFLVEGDPGVCLRLGDTALTGDSGGTRLLEADVSDEEVVNVGGIFDFIAYGLPVEGQEYRVVLPQIQPIPANAVYRKQKSSGEWSNFVQDSGNQLWSTEGESGFCPPPGDEQWQPGLIEGHWCVQLLMTDGGANDADGLANGTIVDPGGVAVMLDNNQQPQAENDSVQTFQNMPVTVDVLANDSDGDGDSLEVTSANAVFGTVSIENNQLYYQPPGSYFGEDTLVYGISDNQGGSASAVLTVTILANASPVAVNDAVALVVGESQTLYVLRNDSDAEGDDLLVIAARAELGRVSINDDGTLSYHAPASFIGTDIVTYVIRDSFGAEAEGIVTITLVEPREYTGAEGRKRNGGSIFCLLLLACAVLAGRGKLKR
- a CDS encoding methionyl-tRNA formyltransferase is translated as MIKKPIKLVLFAASSIMIPTLNRLLQSQQLAGVVLTDRVDNDTLQLQQQLEQGKIPHIRYQPDKPELVVHQVESWRANTGLIFTFSHKLPVAVINAFELGLFNLHASDLPRYRGAMPLYWQIRNREQQGYISLIKVTEAFDRGDILYQQTYPLHPLDTLNSLGNKMAQHAPECVAHFLEKFENKTLEPRLQTGEASLAAMPTQQDLLINWQTMAGEEIAAMARAGNPLFNGAMLIWQQAFVGLLQASVVEHATYGVPPGTVVHIGEPEGVIVATKDGALRLDILTITEGVFTGGNFAERFGLDAGIAFDNPKVAQ
- a CDS encoding phage tail protein — its product is MEFFIGGIINFGGNFAPRDWAFCDGQLIAINQNQALFAILGTTWGGDGRTTFALPDMRSRCPIGAGRGAGLTNINQGQQTGTETVTMQLAQMPLHGHDATFTGTGGGPSALTATATVNAFDGTAAETSPSAHYWSTPKSGISALASYGTTANTTMAADAVDVAIAGNGGGITGGTVAVNNNGGGQPFSIMQPTLGMQYIICLQGLFPSRN
- a CDS encoding aspartyl/asparaginyl beta-hydroxylase domain-containing protein — its product is MSELLRLKLNFNVSALQRELANFQQPHWQQHFNTSVNEFGWSALPLRSPGGRIDSVLAGEATAGSYADTPYLTLSPYLQQVLESFHCPKHAVRLLALAPGAQIKRHRDHELSFEDGLARIHIPVRSHHLVEFMINDQRLNAGEGEAWYINANYPHSVNNASGITRVHLVIDCQVNSWLKNEFTQAGYRKKQRVNKYGDASINDDNVLEVIARLKTLNTPGGDAMAQRLSEIINK